One region of Verrucomicrobiia bacterium genomic DNA includes:
- a CDS encoding response regulator transcription factor, whose translation MTSPHELILADDHPVFRRGLADVLREEPSVRVVGEAGDGEEALALIRARRPAVAILDVHMPKRTGLEVARALKEEGHPTRVVLLTMHEDPEFLEAAMDLGVCGYVLKENAVTDVLAALKTVLEDRIYISPTMSGLVARRAGERASLKREKPGLDRLTPAERRILRLIADDKTTKEIAGVLGISVRTVDTHRQNMSHKLHLEGAHSLLKFAFANRSRL comes from the coding sequence ATGACCTCGCCCCACGAACTCATCCTGGCGGACGATCACCCGGTCTTTCGGCGCGGCCTGGCGGATGTGTTGCGCGAGGAGCCTTCGGTCCGGGTGGTCGGGGAAGCCGGGGACGGCGAGGAGGCGCTGGCCTTGATCCGGGCCCGGCGACCGGCGGTGGCCATTCTGGATGTCCACATGCCCAAACGGACCGGCCTCGAGGTGGCGCGGGCCTTGAAGGAGGAGGGCCATCCGACACGGGTGGTGTTGCTCACGATGCATGAGGATCCCGAGTTCCTCGAAGCGGCGATGGACCTCGGGGTCTGCGGCTACGTGCTCAAGGAGAACGCCGTGACCGATGTCCTCGCGGCGCTCAAGACCGTGCTGGAGGACCGGATCTACATCAGTCCCACGATGTCCGGCCTGGTGGCGCGCCGCGCCGGGGAACGGGCGTCCCTGAAGCGGGAGAAGCCCGGGCTCGACCGGTTGACCCCGGCGGAACGGCGGATTCTGCGGCTCATCGCCGACGACAAGACCACCAAGGAGATCGCCGGGGTGCTCGGCATCAGCGTGCGGACCGTGGACACGCACCGGCAGAACATGAGCCACAAACTGCACCTCGAGGGAGCGCACAGCCTGCTGAAGTTTGCCTTCGCGAACCGGTCGAGGCTGTGA
- a CDS encoding ATP-binding protein, with translation MGRDGLVTKVVATPAATPGTGQKSHHSSLEYPHIYVNLWIVIPRLLKKKLLAALDGSESRKVVCLFGPRQVGKTTLLRTLFAELPGNREFLNGDYADDRALLVPERAALQRLAGHLDLLFIDEAQNVPEIGRVLKLLHDEFPRLRVVASGSASFDLRRKTGEPLTGRQVVFHLFPFALAELKPGATTVRQWIEHGMIYGCYPEVVLTVSPEKKRAALRQLAADHLLKDLFAQVNVNRDRLHDLLRLIALQVGSEVSLHELAGAVRLDVKTVDRYLGLLEDAFVIFRLGGFSRNLRKEVGKSRKIYFTDPGIRNALLDAFHPPTLRDDLGRLWENYLLIERRKRLAHEGISVTHWFWRTYDQQEIDLIEETTDGARLAAFEFKWNPAAGRTRLPKAFLDTYPHAEAMVVTPENVQDFLL, from the coding sequence ATGGGCCGGGACGGGCTGGTCACGAAGGTCGTCGCCACGCCTGCGGCAACACCTGGGACCGGACAGAAATCACATCATTCAAGTCTGGAATATCCACATATTTACGTTAATTTGTGGATCGTGATCCCGAGATTACTAAAGAAAAAGCTGCTTGCGGCACTCGATGGGAGCGAGTCGCGCAAGGTCGTGTGCCTGTTCGGTCCCCGGCAGGTGGGAAAGACCACGCTGCTGCGGACCCTCTTCGCAGAACTCCCGGGCAACCGGGAATTCCTGAATGGCGACTATGCGGACGACCGGGCGCTGCTGGTGCCGGAAAGGGCGGCCTTGCAACGGCTGGCGGGGCACCTGGATCTGCTCTTCATCGACGAGGCGCAAAACGTGCCCGAGATCGGCCGGGTTCTGAAGCTGCTGCACGATGAGTTCCCCCGTCTGCGGGTGGTGGCGAGCGGATCGGCATCGTTCGATCTGCGCCGGAAGACGGGGGAACCTCTGACCGGACGGCAGGTGGTCTTCCATCTGTTCCCTTTCGCGCTGGCCGAGTTGAAGCCGGGCGCCACAACGGTCCGGCAGTGGATCGAGCACGGGATGATCTACGGCTGTTATCCCGAGGTGGTACTGACCGTGTCGCCGGAGAAGAAGCGGGCTGCGCTCCGACAGCTCGCTGCGGACCATCTCCTGAAGGACCTCTTTGCCCAGGTGAACGTGAACCGCGACCGGCTGCACGATCTGTTGCGCCTCATCGCGCTTCAGGTTGGCTCCGAGGTGTCCCTCCATGAGCTGGCGGGCGCCGTGCGGCTCGATGTGAAGACCGTGGACCGCTATCTGGGATTGCTTGAGGACGCTTTCGTGATCTTCCGGCTTGGCGGGTTCAGTCGCAACCTCCGCAAGGAGGTTGGGAAATCACGGAAGATCTACTTCACGGACCCGGGCATCCGTAATGCCCTGCTGGACGCCTTTCACCCGCCCACGTTACGCGATGACCTGGGCCGGTTGTGGGAGAACTACCTCCTGATCGAACGGCGCAAGCGACTGGCCCACGAGGGGATCTCCGTCACGCATTGGTTCTGGCGCACCTACGACCAGCAGGAGATCGATCTCATCGAGGAGACGACTGACGGCGCGCGGCTTGCCGCCTTCGAGTTCAAGTGGAATCCAGCTGCGGGCCGGACCCGCCTGCCGAAGGCGTTTCTCGACACCTATCCTCATGCGGAGGCGATGGTGGTGACGCCGGAGAACGTGCAGGATTTCCTGCTTTGA